The Stomoxys calcitrans chromosome 3, idStoCalc2.1, whole genome shotgun sequence genome includes a region encoding these proteins:
- the LOC106091415 gene encoding RCC1-like G exchanging factor-like protein: protein MKMLRRAFKTEFLWSRSYTSKAKRQLLKQDETKIKVVESKPSDPHKHRVYCWGYQETGALGTLTNIKKAQERYTDMVHHPTRMQFSVNNDIRDITAGYGFSAFAVNRSDGETLFGSGLNTDSQLGLQMRGHPKDPQNLDIIIYPTPIKLPRIEGETDEDMMVKCMSAGRAHLVVVTNNGTIFTMGNNSYGQCCRDIIEDEQYKGSTLIHRLSGKDICGEEDNIVDVICGQDHTMFLTKLGHVYTCGWGADGQTGQGHFMTNGHIAQALGDISKERIIKLSCASDCVLALNDKGEVFGWGNSEYGQLDDAENADSQINSPRHLKLTKGIGKLKDIASGGSFCMVLNEEGLVYTWGYGILGFGPYVEQSSKPQHLLPALFGRNDFSDKAYVISIGCGVFHMGAINSDGDLFMWGKNRCGHLGLGHKQDQFFPLKTAVNGKVTKVAYGVDHTLALCKPFI from the exons ATGAAAATGCTGAGAAGGGCATTTAAAACTGAGTTTCTGTGGAGTCGCTCATATACTTCCAAGGCCAAAAGGCAACTGCTCAAACAAGATGAAACGAAAATCAAag TTGTCGAGTCAAAACCTTCAGATCCCCATAAGCATCGAGTATACTGTTGGGGTTATCAGGAAACAGGAGCACTTGGCACTTTAACTAACATAAAGAAAGCACAGGAACGTTATACTGATATGGTTCACCATCCTACCCGTATGCAATTTTCTGTTAACAATGACATACGCGACATAACTGCCGGTTACGGATTTTCTGCGTTTGCAGTAAATCGTTCCGATGGAGAAACGTTGTTTGGTTCAGGCTTAAACACAGATTCGCAACTGGGGCTTCAGATGAGGGGTCATCCAAAAGATCCACAAAACCTAGACATCATAATATATCCAACGCCCATTAAATTACCACGAATAGAGGGAGAGACCGATGAAGATATGATGGTGAAGTGTATGTCGGCTGGAAGGGCCCATCTGGTTGTAGTCACAAACAATGGAACCATTTTTACTATGGGCAATAATTCATATGGACAATGCTGCAGGGACATTATCGAAGATGAACAATACAAAGGCAGTACATTGATCCATCGATTATCGGGGAAAGATATTTGCGGTGAAGAGGATAACATTGTGGATGTAATATGTGGACAGGATCACACCATGTTCTTAACCAAATTGGGACATGTGTATACTTGCGGTTGGGGAGCAGATGGACAAACGGGTCAGGGTCATTTTATGACAAATGGCCATATTGCACAAGCCCTGGGCGATATTTCAAAAGAACGTATTATAAAATTATCATGTGCTTCTGATTGCGTTCTGGCGCTGAATGACAAAGGCGAAGTTTTCGGTTGGGGTAATTCTGAATATGGTCAATTGGATGATGCGGAAAATGCCGACAGCCAAATAAATTCCCCTCGACACCTTAAATTAACTAAAGGTATTGGCAAATTAAAGGATATAGCATCTGGTGGTTCCTTTTGCATGGTTCTAAACGAGGAAGGCTTAGTATACACCTGGGGATATGGAATTTTAGGCTTTGGGCCCTATGTTGAACAATCATCTAAACCTCAACATTTACTACCTGCATTGTTTGGACGAAATGACTTTAGTGACAAAGCCTACGTTATATCCATAGGCTGTGGTGTTTTTCATATGGGTGCGATTAATTCGGATGGAGATTTATTTATGTGGGGAAAAAATCGATGTGGTCATTTAGGTTTGGGTCACAAACAAGATCagttttttcctttgaaaacaGCTGTTAACGGAAAGGTAACCAAAGTAGCATATGGTGTTGATCACACTCTCGCCTTGTGCAAGCCTTTTATATAA